The proteins below come from a single Stutzerimonas stutzeri RCH2 genomic window:
- a CDS encoding tripartite tricarboxylate transporter TctB family protein has protein sequence MYVRVFAAVWLLACAGLALLAWGFEAPFAYDPVGPRAYPLLLLFLMFCGALWLLIKPHGEPTPAFDRAKAQRAVLCVLALLTYALLFEILGFVISTALAGFALGLLFNGRLWPSLISGALLGVLLYGLFDYLLDVPLPLGLLRLLES, from the coding sequence ATGTACGTACGTGTCTTCGCCGCGGTGTGGCTGCTCGCCTGCGCCGGCCTCGCCCTGCTCGCCTGGGGCTTCGAGGCGCCCTTCGCCTACGACCCGGTCGGGCCGCGCGCCTATCCGCTGCTGCTGCTGTTTCTGATGTTTTGCGGCGCGCTGTGGTTGCTGATCAAGCCGCACGGCGAGCCGACGCCGGCGTTCGATCGTGCCAAGGCCCAGCGGGCGGTGCTCTGCGTGCTGGCGCTGCTGACCTATGCGCTGCTGTTCGAAATCCTCGGTTTCGTCATCAGCACTGCCCTGGCCGGCTTCGCCCTTGGCCTGCTGTTCAACGGTCGCCTGTGGCCCAGCCTGATCAGCGGCGCGCTGCTTGGCGTGCTGCTCTACGGGCTGTTCGATTACCTGCTGGACGTGCCGCTGCCGCTTGGCCTGCTGCGTCTGCTGGAGAGCTGA